A genomic region of Candidatus Bathyarchaeia archaeon contains the following coding sequences:
- a CDS encoding phosphoribosyltransferase family protein has product MSTHAEELKLRLMTIELLRTAKYKRNITYRELSAKTGLPVTVLSRYAKGHVLPNTARAKQLWKVLSKFVGLENELRNRIRFNEDGYFDNTEIIGDFNILQQAANHALANFAGKRVTKVFTAAVDGIPLATMVANALGVNLVIAKRSKEVGVKEFLEETFVLRDSGVTMTLYVPKDAIKKRDSVLIVDDMIKTGETQAALVNLVRKAKAEISGVFSLIAIGDEWRKRLKLPEECPIEVVTYIKPP; this is encoded by the coding sequence ATGAGCACACATGCGGAGGAGTTGAAACTGCGTTTGATGACTATAGAGCTTCTTAGAACAGCAAAATACAAGCGGAATATCACGTATCGCGAGTTGTCGGCGAAGACTGGATTGCCAGTAACGGTTCTAAGCAGGTACGCTAAAGGGCATGTTTTGCCAAACACTGCCAGAGCCAAGCAGCTATGGAAAGTCTTGTCAAAGTTTGTTGGTTTGGAGAACGAGCTTCGTAACCGGATAAGGTTTAATGAGGATGGCTATTTCGACAATACTGAGATTATTGGCGATTTTAACATTCTCCAGCAGGCGGCTAATCATGCGCTTGCAAATTTCGCTGGAAAACGTGTCACAAAAGTGTTTACGGCGGCTGTTGACGGAATTCCTTTGGCGACTATGGTGGCAAACGCCCTAGGCGTAAACCTTGTCATAGCCAAGAGAAGCAAGGAGGTTGGCGTTAAAGAGTTTTTGGAGGAAACGTTTGTGCTTAGGGATTCCGGCGTGACAATGACGCTTTATGTTCCAAAGGACGCCATCAAAAAGCGGGACAGCGTCCTAATAGTTGATGACATGATCAAGACCGGTGAAACGCAGGCAGCCCTCGTTAACTTGGTTCGTAAGGCGAAGGCTGAAATTTCAGGGGTTTTCTCCCTCATAGCCATAGGCGACGAGTGGCGGAAACGGTTAAAGCTTCCGGAAGAATGCCCAATAGAAGTTGTAACCTACATTAAGCCTCCGTAA
- a CDS encoding trypsin-like peptidase domain-containing protein: protein MGKAFKALQKILTVAIKLAANDESRVLDVLEKVSKCVVNISTIRLIQDIFYQVFPVKGMGSGTIIDSEGHILTNNHVVQGAERIAVTLWNGEVLNGHLLGTCTIHDIAVVKVDRKGLPYAELGDSDKLRIGQRVYAIGNPFGLAGGPTITSGVISALNRTIESKNELLENLVQTDAAINPGNSGGPLVDINGKVVAISTAIIPYAHGIGFAIPINSAKKCAAEIISKGVHTRPWLGIMGLSLTKEISRYYGIPVDEGVLVTRVVEGSPAHEAGIVAGDIILALDDVPITRIEKLLGEIHKKRAGEKVHLTVYRDGFEYTIEVGLAKAP, encoded by the coding sequence ATGGGGAAAGCGTTTAAAGCCCTACAGAAGATTTTAACAGTGGCGATTAAGTTGGCGGCTAACGATGAGTCTAGAGTTTTAGATGTTCTTGAAAAGGTTAGCAAGTGTGTTGTTAACATCAGCACGATAAGGCTGATTCAGGACATTTTCTACCAAGTCTTCCCAGTCAAGGGTATGGGTTCTGGAACAATAATAGACAGCGAAGGGCACATATTGACGAACAACCATGTTGTTCAGGGCGCAGAACGCATAGCCGTCACGCTTTGGAATGGCGAGGTTTTAAATGGACACTTGCTTGGAACATGCACAATCCACGACATAGCCGTCGTCAAAGTGGACAGGAAGGGTTTGCCCTACGCAGAGCTTGGAGACTCCGACAAGTTGAGAATTGGACAACGTGTCTACGCCATTGGTAACCCCTTCGGCTTGGCTGGTGGACCAACGATAACGTCGGGTGTTATAAGCGCCCTAAACCGAACCATAGAATCTAAAAATGAGCTTTTAGAAAACCTCGTCCAAACGGATGCTGCCATAAACCCCGGAAACAGCGGCGGACCACTGGTAGACATTAATGGTAAGGTTGTCGCCATAAGCACTGCGATTATTCCCTATGCCCATGGAATTGGATTCGCCATTCCTATAAACTCAGCTAAGAAATGTGCAGCAGAAATCATATCAAAGGGTGTGCACACGCGCCCGTGGCTTGGGATAATGGGCTTAAGCCTTACGAAAGAGATTTCCCGCTATTATGGAATACCAGTGGATGAAGGCGTTTTGGTGACAAGGGTTGTGGAGGGAAGCCCAGCGCATGAGGCTGGCATAGTGGCAGGCGACATAATACTGGCTTTGGACGACGTGCCAATAACACGAATAGAGAAGCTTCTAGGCGAAATCCACAAGAAAAGGGCTGGCGAAAAAGTCCACCTAACGGTTTACAGAGACGGGTTTGAATATACCATCGAGGTGGGGTTGGCGAAGGCGCCATAA